The nucleotide window ATCACATATTGCTGCGATTATGAAGAATACAGGCGTTCTTTTTGCTAATGATGCCAATAGAGAGCGGATAAAAGCAGTAGTGGCCAATTTTCATCGCCTTGGCGTTATTAATGCTATTATTAGCTGTGAAGATGGCTGCAAATTTCGTAATGTAATGTCAGGATTTGATCGTATTCTCTTAGATGCACCGTGCACAGGCACAGGTGTTGTGGCGAAAGACCCAAGCGTCAAATCAACAAAGAATGAGGTCGATGTACAGCGTTGTTACAATCTTCAACGCAAGTTGTTGTTAACAGCCATTGATTGTGTAGATGCTAAATCTAAAACCGGTGGATACATTGTGTATTCAACATGTTCGGTATTACCTGAGGAGAATGAATGGGTTATAGACTATGCCCTCAAAAAACGAAATGTTAAGCTTGTTCCAACTGGTTTAGATTTTGGTGTTGAAGGTTTCACAAAATATCGTCAATATCGCTTCCATCCTAGTTTAAATTTGACTCGCCGTTATTATCCCCATGTACATAATATGGATGGATTTTATGTtgcaaaattgaaaaagttCTCAAACACTATACCGATGACTAAGGAACAGCAAGAAGCAGATGAAAAAGATTTGGATGACGCGATAGCGAATGCTAAATCAATAGAGAATGAGAATTCCAACATTAGCGAACAGTTGGAATGTGAAGAGACGCGGCCCCGGAAACCACTCGGAAAACACGCTGGAAAGCCAGACTTGTCGGAAGTAGAATTGGACTTAAAGAAGAGAAAATTGCAACAGaataagaataaatatattgctaatgtttttgaaaaaccattaaaagtaaataagaatGAAATGGAAGTGAAACCAGAAAATCAAACTACAACAGTTGAGAAGCAATTAAATGtggttgaattaaaaaatagtaaaaatcatGGAGCACAAATTGGTTCTGAATGCAAAAAGGTACAACGGAAGTTGATTACAAAAAAACAGAAAGAACTCCCTCAATTGTTAGAGGGAAAGTCATTTGCAGGacaaaataaattgaagcaGAAATCGAAACTGATTGGTCAATTGAAAAAAGACAAATCCAtgaaaaagcacaaaaatacAATTTGCTAATTAACAAAGTTGgtttaaaattcatttcaaaaatcggaaaataaaatatgttagtgtacgttattttgaaatatatgtaacttattacatatttttataaatttaagaaatgctaaatggtttgaataaaataggttttaaataatatatatatcgatATAATAATATATCGATTGTAATAAGGAATTAttctacttattttattttatttccattttatcaAACTTTTATTGTCAtgaaaaagcttaaaatataattttcctttttacttttgtgtgttgtttgtttgtttcgaaTCATAGAAAAATATCTTATATAACTTTAACACACTAATCAACACTTAATGAACTTTTGGAAAttatcaaagtgtattcaacaaagtgaaccaggtatatgacatatcacaattttttacccgaatgtgacatgtttgttgccattgatttaacccatacatttattcaaaaattcaaattttgaaattcaaaagtaaacaaatttcaaaccaaaaaaaaaaaattttaaatgaataaaagaaaatgccgaatactttctgcttaggcaaaacaactcatggaagcaatttactaactTACTTTAGCAATttaaggttttgtgctccaactgacaaattgcaaaaaattttatcaatatatattaaattgttaaagttaaaaaagacgggttaatgtaaacaaatacatgaattgtttactattttattgtcaaaagcgggtatgtcaaatacttagttcactttgttgaatacactttggaaaTTATGAATCCGTCAAGGACAATGTTAATTGTATTTACAGGTAGTTAAAGAGATATTTtggtattaaatatttgaaattcaataatATCGTCGCCGTGGGCAGCACCTGGACATATGTTCTCGTGGCCATTCGTAGTATTGAAACAAATACAcagttttacaataaaaaattagattacACAAACAGTATTTTTGTAGCAATTAATTTGCTATAATTATTAGGTGTCACTTACAGATTAGGTACCAAGTTTTATCAGCTGTTGTAAATAAGTCCCTTAGTAACATACCAGCGCTGCAAGCTGGTCCATATTAAATTGCGTTCCAAGAAGGGCTATAAATACATTAATGCTCCGATTTGTCATCTATagacttatataaatatgtacagctgagtgtaataaaatttaaagtattaaTTGCAACTACCTCCGTTACCGTAATTACACTCAAGCTTTAACCGCAAATTTTCTAACTTTCCTTTCTATAAGAAACAGTTCTTAAAGGAAAGGAAAGCAAGATAAAATAatgatattataataaaaacacttATTAAAACCATCTTTGAATAcgtttttggttttgtgatttgcaAGTGCTTTCTGAGACATATTCTTTGGTTGctgtcaaaataaatacaaattaaacaactgataaagtaatgaaatatatgtatacatataaatgcatatatacatataaagagctaacgtagagatatgtatgtatattcgacgtacaatatttgcatacatatgtacatatgtttactaATTCACGTTAAGAAATGATATACAAGTACTATTCACCGCGGCCTTTGAGTGTTAATCCATTTTTACTGATCATTACGTTTTCAGCAATGTTAGCAAAAGGTTTAGTCAAAGTTGAAAGCGTCAGCGAAGATTGTGTTGGAGAAGGAAATGAATATTCGAGGCAATTTGAAATGGATAATTTCTCACATGTTCCTGAGGATATTGCTCGGTACGATCATTATCGGGTATACAATGTTGAATTGGATACAGATATGCATGTGGATCTTTTCCAAAAGTTGGAACGACAGAGCGATAGCTTGACCTTTATGGGACACGCAAGAGAAGTGGGACAAAAGTTGACTGTTTTAGTAGCTGCACATAAAGTAGCCGACTTTGCAGACTTATTGCAAACTTATCATGTCCAGCATCGCatattggtatacatatataaaactaatGATGTAATATGCATACTagatgtttttaaaatttacgaATGATGTTCTTTCAGACATATAATTTCCAGGAGAAAATTGATCGCAACATGAAGGAAGTTTTGCCAGCAGACACACGTGCTTCGGAACTCGATTGGAAACATTTTTTCCATTTGAAAACTATTTATTCGTGGTTGGAATATATGGTGGCAAAATATCCCTCAGATTTGACATTAATAGATATGGGCAATAGTACAGAGGGTGTTCCTATCAAGGGTTTAAAGTTGTCACGCAATAAATCTAACAAAGCTATTTTTATAGAAAGTGGTATCCATGCCCGTGAATGGATTGCTCCTGCCGcagctacatatattttaaatgagcTTCTTACTACAAAAGAAGAAGCTGTTCAAAAGTTGGCAAACAATTATAACTGGATTGTATTCCCCTGCGTCAACCCAGATGGTTATAAATATACGTTTGAACATGACCGAATGTGGCGTAAGAATCGTCAATTATTTGGCATATGCCGTGGTGTTGATTTAAATCGTAATTATCCAGATCACTGGAATACCACCGGGGCTAGTGGTGATCCATGTCGCTATGATTATTCCGGTCCCAATGCAGGAAGTGAAACTGAAACTATACGTTTGATGGACTTTCTTATGGAGCATGCCGAAAAGGAGCAAATCAGAACTTATATATCTTTACATTCTTATTCACAAATGATAATGTTTCCCTATGGTTATACCAAGGAGCATATAGCAAACTATGATGATTTACAAGAATTTGGACGTAATGCTGCTGGTCGTATACGTGAACTCAGTGGTCGTAATTATACTACCGGAAGTTTAATTGAAACAATTTATCCATCTAGTGGAGGCAGTATGGATTGGGCCTACAGCAAAATCAAAATACCTATTGCCTATACTTTTGAGTTGCGGGGACCCCCAGATAGCTCGGATATGTTTATACTACCGGCTAATGAGATTGAGCCAACCTCTCAAGAGGCATTTACTGCTATTAGAACAATAGTAGAGGGTGCTACCAAGAAAGGATACTATAAATAATTGACGTGGCTTTTGTTTGTTCATTTATATCTATACAATTCCataactatataatatatatttgatggttctatattcaaataatataaaaaatatatcctaCATATACTTgctgaaaaatgtttgtttatttgttaattgcagTTATATGCTTATCCGACCAATTAGGACCTCGCTGGATCTGAATATACaagatttttcattattttcatattagctaatataacaaaatatcattgtttgttatttttattattgttttcgagGTCATCTAAGAGCTGTTTCAGACGTGTCAATTCCTGTTGaggcaattcttagtttataggagaggggcgACGAAGAGAAGTGAATTTcgcctctcttcgtcgcccccctCAACTCAACTTCTGTTGCCGCAACAGTCGTTTACACGTCTGAAACAgctctaacgggaggcccagggcAAGAGCTTTGGTGATATATTAATTCTGTTCGTTAGGAATGtaaaaaggtggttagtgtaatgcggggactcattgcatgcaagacattaattttatatgttgGCATCTACTCTGGGTAACAGTATCCAGAACTAAGTTGCGCGATGTAAGCCTTATTTCACGATTCATCGTTAGGCCGGCATCGTCAGCTAGAAGTATCTAACTTaaaactaaaacaagtaaggaagagcaaagttcggatgtaaccgaacattttatactctcgcaatttattgtaaAGGTAAagtataaagtttaatagaataacgaaaatcgtcatatacagtatatgagggctgaggcaaTTCCTgatccgatttcattcattttcaccagcaaggtgcactatatccaagactaaacactcactcacttaattttgctaagatatctcacatattaaccaatactaatatgcggaataaagcccaccgtatttttgataaACCTATATTAAGGtaaatgggagctaggagatattataacccgattttaataatttttggaacagaacactattagaagaaaacaatttcctctgaattacattaaattatctgagagatttacccatattttcggttaaattttacccttaggcgctgagttcaacatcttcgatatctggggccttgaaaagttatagtccgttttcgacaaatttttcacaaatgaagccagaatgacactatttgtgtaaagttttattccgctatcttcattggttccttatgtatgcattataaagtgaagaaagaggatgaagttcaaaattgagttatatgggaaagtagtcgtggttatgaaccgatttcgcccattttttatcagtgttatcagggtgtcaagaaaatattatataccgaatttcattgaaatctgtcgagtggctcctgagatatgttttttgacccataagtgggcgatgccacgcccatttttgattttgtaaaattattttcattgtgtGCGGTGGGGCACGTAAGAGAAtccactgcagaaagtttggttcatatagcttcattggtttgcgaaatatacaaataaccgatttgggggcgggacaacgcccacttccccaaaaaaataacatccaaatatgccctttcctagtgcgatactttattccaaattttaatgttataactttatttatgacactatgtgtttttggttttcgccatattGTGTGCgcggcaatggtccgattttgctcattacgatatctcaatttttacttgagttatcgcttgcatggacagacggacggacagacattcggatttcaactccactcgtcatcctgatcatttatatatatataaccccatatctaactcttttatttcttggtgacacaaacaaaactataatactctgtgcaacattttgcgagagtataaaaattaacgaGATAAACTGTatgtgttaaaattaaaataagcaaTTGCcggaatcaatattttttaatgaagtcTTCCTCCGTCAGCTTTAGTGTTTTgcgataaatataccaaaactctcTTCGGTTTTTCTCAAATAATTAACCACCAAATAACCGAATTTGATGCTTAAATTGTAGCTTTGTTATATCACTTTTTGTTTAACTACTATTCGTTGTAGaagtccgattttggccatcaaGAAGATCAACCTTCTCATAGTATCAAGGTTTAAGTGTGCGCTAAGCTATATTAGTATATCCAGATTAAATTGTCACTTGACCAAATGGCCGACCGGACAGACGGATGTTGAGCTGTGACCACGTCCGCTTacctaaaaatgtgtaaattctAATGTCCTTTCGTGCTGTGATTATCTGTTGCAAaagtcttatttttttcttaactaattttttattttttgctccgGTTTTGCCTATGTACTATACAATCTTATATTGCTAATTGTAACGTATAAATTctaattatcgcttgaccgaatggccGAATAGACATGgcgactaaaattttaaatataaactatccgatcttttaagttggaccaaattgcagacgtgtgcaaaatttcattaaaatcggttcagtagtttaggcgccAATCGCACACAAACAACGTGATTATCATCTGGGTTTAAACGAACAAGTTATGTGATTCCGCGGTGATATACGAGGATCAAACGTTGCGTTAATCTTCACTTGGCACTctggaaaaataaacttttttatattcatttgatTATACATAAAGTAATGTGTATTATTGCAACGTACCATTTTCTTGTAGAAATAAAGCTCGATCATACAGTATTATACTTTCTATTAAAGGTGCAAACATCAATCGgagtgtataaaaaataactatGCGTCGCCAATGACGTAAATCATTTTGTGTTATTGAAGTTTGCAACATAGAACGCGGCAAATTTGAAGCATCAActccttgtgttgctttgtagaAATAGCTGCATATATTATTgatgtatattattttggttAAATATAAGTATGTTAAAAGAATATAGATATGTGGatatatgcaatatatgtatttcattcaTACTTACTCTTCGAAGTCCATACCAGGTACATGTTTCACACTTCGCAATCCACAATGCTTTAAATTGGGCCATTGGTTGACAATAATTCGCTCTGCGGCGGCTCGGAAAGAATGcacttttaaatattcatagtCACCTTTAGCAAGACGGTCGCAATATATCTCCATAGCATGACAGGAGATCTCAAGTGCTTCATAGCTCAAAAACGATAATTTCTCCTCTTTTAACAAGAATTGGCTAAGTGGGTATCCTTGTAGGTTAATATTAGACTGTGTTTCAGACGTAGTTAATTTCATGTAGCAACAACTAGCAAAATTAAGAAACCGAGCCTGGGGAATATTTATGAACATTCGCATCAATATAACAGCTAAATCACCACATGGATGTAAGCCAATTATGccaaacttaaaattattacaagacTTTTGTTGTGACTCAGCAATGATTCGGAGAAATTGCTGCGGGTTCATGTCCGGTGTTATCCACAATGTTACATGTTTTGGACGCCTAAAAAATGCATGATTCGTTGATGGTAAATGTCTTTTAAGAATGCATTCCAATTTTATGTCAATACTGCTAGCTTGTACATTAAGTTCTGGTCGCATTTCTATACAAGAAACTTGTATACCATATCCATAGCCAAGTGCTCGTGCGAGGTGACCTAAGCCTGCGCCAAAATCCACAACAAAATCAACTGTTGATATTCGACAACTGTATTCACAAAGGGAAGCCATTAATTGTATTTCATGGCGTTTTTTAGGTTTAACGCATTTATTAAATACATGTCCAAGCTTTATGTGGCTTAGAACTGGGCTCCGCGATATACTCTATGTTTGTTTTAAATCATTACTAAGTAGTAAACTAAGCTTCTGGAaggtttgaatatatttaccaaTTC belongs to Zeugodacus cucurbitae isolate PBARC_wt_2022May chromosome 6, idZeuCucr1.2, whole genome shotgun sequence and includes:
- the LOC105221467 gene encoding zinc carboxypeptidase isoform X2, with the protein product MLIVFTAMLAKGLVKVESVSEDCVGEGNEYSRQFEMDNFSHVPEDIARYDHYRVYNVELDTDMHVDLFQKLERQSDSLTFMGHAREVGQKLTVLVAAHKVADFADLLQTYHVQHRILTYNFQEKIDRNMKEVLPADTRASELDWKHFFHLKTIYSWLEYMVAKYPSDLTLIDMGNSTEGVPIKGLKLSRNKSNKAIFIESGIHAREWIAPAAATYILNELLTTKEEAVQKLANNYNWIVFPCVNPDGYKYTFEHDRMWRKNRQLFGICRGVDLNRNYPDHWNTTGASGDPCRYDYSGPNAGSETETIRLMDFLMEHAEKEQIRTYISLHSYSQMIMFPYGYTKEHIANYDDLQEFGRNAAGRIRELSGRNYTTGSLIETIYPSSGGSMDWAYSKIKIPIAYTFELRGPPDSSDMFILPANEIEPTSQEAFTAIRTIVEGATKKGYYK
- the LOC105221467 gene encoding zinc carboxypeptidase isoform X1 encodes the protein MIYKYYSPRPLSVNPFLLIITFSAMLAKGLVKVESVSEDCVGEGNEYSRQFEMDNFSHVPEDIARYDHYRVYNVELDTDMHVDLFQKLERQSDSLTFMGHAREVGQKLTVLVAAHKVADFADLLQTYHVQHRILTYNFQEKIDRNMKEVLPADTRASELDWKHFFHLKTIYSWLEYMVAKYPSDLTLIDMGNSTEGVPIKGLKLSRNKSNKAIFIESGIHAREWIAPAAATYILNELLTTKEEAVQKLANNYNWIVFPCVNPDGYKYTFEHDRMWRKNRQLFGICRGVDLNRNYPDHWNTTGASGDPCRYDYSGPNAGSETETIRLMDFLMEHAEKEQIRTYISLHSYSQMIMFPYGYTKEHIANYDDLQEFGRNAAGRIRELSGRNYTTGSLIETIYPSSGGSMDWAYSKIKIPIAYTFELRGPPDSSDMFILPANEIEPTSQEAFTAIRTIVEGATKKGYYK
- the Rrnad1_1 gene encoding methyltransferase-like protein 25B isoform X1; this translates as MESATATRLQYKLSNCLKILRIYDWLINSYILDFYIDQHWEKLPKSWRIHLEELNPGELTTLLNYNKCSKQNRVWPLSLLALRHLLLQLSIPRDQSTNSAELSISRSPVLSHIKLGHVFNKCVKPKKRHEIQLMASLCEYSCRISTVDFVVDFGAGLGHLARALGYGYGIQVSCIEMRPELNVQASSIDIKLECILKRHLPSTNHAFFRRPKHVTLWITPDMNPQQFLRIIAESQQKSCNNFKFGIIGLHPCGDLAVILMRMFINIPQARFLNFASCCYMKLTTSETQSNINLQGYPLSQFLLKEEKLSFLSYEALEISCHAMEIYCDRLAKGDYEYLKVHSFRAAAERIIVNQWPNLKHCGLRSVKHVPGMDFEDYFYKATQGVDASNLPRSMLQTSITQNDLRHWRRIVIFYTLRLMFAPLIESIILYDRALFLQENECQVKINATFDPRISPRNHITCSFKPR
- the Rrnad1_1 gene encoding methyltransferase-like protein 25B isoform X2 → MESATATRLQYKLSNCLKILRIYDWLINSYILDFYIDQHWEKLPKSWRIHLEELNPGELTTLLNYNKCSKQNRVWPLSLLALRHLLLQLSIPRDQSTNSAELSISRSPVLSHIKLGHVFNKCVKPKKRHEIQLMASLCEYSCRISTVDFVVDFGAGLGHLARALGYGYGIQVSCIEMRPELNVQASSIDIKLECILKRHLPSTNHAFFRRPKHVTLWITPDMNPQQFLRIIAESQQKSCNNFKFGIIGLHPCGDLAVILMRMFINIPQARFLNFASCCYMKLTTSETQSNINLQGYPLSQFLLKEEKLSFLSYEALEISCHAMEIYCDRLAKGDYEYLKVHSFRAAAERIIVNQWPNLKHCGLRSVKHVPGMDFEDYFYKATQGVDASNLPRSMLQTSITQNDLRHWRRIVIFYTLRLMFAPLIESIILYDRALFLQENVYFSRVPSED